The window GAGGAAATTGAAGAACAAGTAAAAGAGGGTGAAATGCCGATGCAATCCTATACCTGGATACATAGTGATGCCAAGCTCACAGAAGCCGAAAAGAATACCCTCATCAACTGGAGTATTGCTTTTCGTGATACCATGAAAGCACACTACCCTATTGATAGTCTGATCAGACCAAAGAAATAATCAACCGCACTGAAGCAAATAGTTAAATACCTGGTTCTATGCATTGCTGCCATACCAGCAACAATGTCTGTTCTATTTCTACTGGCGCAGTGGCAATACAAGCACGAGCGATGGGAGAAACTGGAGCATGCAGCAGCCATCCGAATTGAAATACCTATACATGAACTGCATTGGGTAAAAGCTAAGAAGGAGATTCGTATAAACGGGCAGTACTTTGATGTTTTTTCTTATCGATACACAAATGCACAAACAGTCGTACTAACAGGCATCTACGACGATACAGAACATGCATTGGAAAAACAATTTCACCAGCAAACCAACCAAGAGTCACAAAAAAGAAGCGGGCAGGTTACACAATTTTTACAACAGCTTTTTTTCATTGATCAACAAACGATATGGAGAACGAATCTTTCCTGCAGCTTAATATCCACAGAAAATAATACAATTCATTCTATTTTACCGAGTATATTTCTTGCAGTTTCAACGCCGCCTCCGGATAAGATGATCTGATTCTATAAGCATTGATTTTTTGATCATCTAATACAAGAAACTATGAATCGACTATGGTTCTATGGTTTCCTGTTCAGCTTTGGCATATCAGCTGCACGTGCGCAAAAAGATACCATGCCTCAGCAGGAACTGGAAGCTGTAACCGTTTATTATAATCGTTGGGAAAGACAAGTCAATGAAGTACCCAACAGAATTGCTAAGATTAACCTGAAACAATTAAGGCTGCAAAATCCACAGACCATGGCGGATGCATTGGCAGCATCGGGTGAAGTATTCATTCAAAAAAGTCAGATGGGCGGTGGAAGCCCTATGATTCGCGGCTTTGCTACCAACAGAGTATTGATGGTAGTAGATGGTGTTCGTATGAATAATGCCATCTACAGAAGTGGCAATATTCAGAATGTGATTTCTTTTGATCCACTCGCCTTGGAAGATGCTGAAGTAATCTTCGGACCAGGTTCGCTCATGTATGGTAGTGATGCGATTGGTGGTGTCATGGATTTTCATACACTTAGTCCAAACTTGGCCAATAAAGGCACGCTGGTTCGAGGAAATGCTTTTGCACGTTACGCTTCTGCCAATGGCGAAAGAACCATTCATACAGATGCGAATCTTGGTGGAGAAAACCTCTCTTGGCTGATAAGCTTTACCAATAGTCGTTTTGGTGATTTACGCATGGGTCGCTTTGGTGGACCAGATAGTTACTTACGCAGACAATACATAGAGCGTATCAATGGTGTTGATCAGGTCATTAACAATGGAGACCCTTTAATCCAAAAGCAGAGTGGTTATCAACAACAAAACTTCATGACAAAGTTTCGCTGGAAACCCGGCACCAATTGGGATATTGAATACGGGTTCCATTATTCTGGTACAGGCAATGTGCCACGCTATGATCGTTTGATAGAATACGCAGGCAATAATCTTCGCTTTGCTGAATGGTACTATGGTCCGCAGCTCTGGAAAATGCATAACCTGCAAATCAGACACAAACAAGCAAAGGGCTGGTACAACGAAGCCAGGCTCATCATTGCGCGTCAGGATTATGAGGAAAGTCGCAACGACCGCAGAAGGGGCAGTAACAATTTGCGTAATCAAACAGAAAATGTTGGGGCTTGGTCGGCAAACCTCGATTTTACTAAAGCGTTTTCTGAAAAAGCTGAACTCTACTATGGTGCCGAATGGGTAGATAACCAAGTGGGCTCTTACGCACGATCCACCAATATTGTAAACGGTGCTAGTGTGCCTACAGCCACACGTTATCCCAATGGTTCCAGTTGGCGTTCACTTGCTGCTTATATCAGCTATCATGCTGAGCTGAGTTCCAAACTCAATTTTACAGGCGGACTTCGGTATAACCACAATAACCTGCTGGCAAATTTTGATACCAGCTTTTTCAAATTCCCTTTTACCAGCACAAGTTTGAAGAAAGGTAATCTTACCGGCAATCTCGGTATTGTGTATAAAGCATCCAACAGATGGCAGTTCAGTGCGCTTGCATCAAGTGGTTTCCGTATGCCCAATATTGATGATATCGGTAAAGTATTTGAATCAGCACCCGGCTTTGTGGTGGTTCCTAACCCTACATTGCAATCAGAATATGCGTGGAATCTGGAACTGGGTACCAAATATGCGATTGATCAACAATTCAACGCATTCGCGAATGTGTTTTATACTTTACTCGACAATGCACTTTCGCGCAGGCCATTTCAATTTAATGGACAAGACTCCATTGTATTTGATGGTGTCAAGAGCAAAGTAGAAGCCATCCAGAACGTAGCACAGGCAAGGGTTTGGGGGCTACAACTAGGTTGGGAATGGTGGTTGAGTAAAACAGTTCGCTGGCAGACAAGACTCAACTGGATTAAAGGGAATGAAACTGATGATACAAAAGATGTACAGGTTCCATTACGCCATGCACCACCATTCTATGGCAGCACGGCTTTACAGTACCAGCATAGTAAATGGCTGATTGAACTGAATGCACAATACAATAGTGAAATCAGCAATGCAAATCTTGCACCAAGCGAGCAGGCCAAACCGGCCATCTATGCTGTAGATGCCAATGGCAAACCTTACTGCCCTGCCTGGTACACCTTAAACTTGAAAGCAGGTTATCAGGTAAGTGAAAAAATCACTGCCAATATTGGTTGGGAAAACATTACCGATCAGCGTTACCGCCCTTACTCAAGCGGTATTGTTGCACCCGGCAGCAATGTGATCCTAAGTTTGCGCGTGCAGTTTTAAGCAACAATCAATACTATCATAAAAGACAGGCTGAATGCGGCCTGTCTTTTGTTTCTTTGCACTATGCGTATTCATGAAGCAACATACCTGGTATCCAGTCCTAGTTTCGACAAATGTCCCAAAGCCGAGCTACCGGAATATGCATTTATCGGCAGAAGTAATGTAGGCAAGTCTTCATTGATCAATATGCTGTGTAACCAGCAGCATCTTGCTAAGACATCAGCCAATCCTGGTAAGACGCAGCTCATCAACCATTTTGTGGTAACCGGTGCCAATGCCAAAAACGTAAAGACCAAATGGTACTTGGTGGATTTACCGGGTTATGGTTATGCGAAGATTGCACAGAGCACGCGCAGAAGATGGGAGCAGATGATTGAGAACTATCTGCGCAAGCGCGAAAACCTGGTGAATGTTTTTGTACTGATTGATGTGCGCCACAAGCCACAAAAAATTGATCTGGCGTTCATCAATCAATTAGGCGATTGGCAGATTCCCTTTACCCTCATCTTTACCAAAGCAGATAAAGAGAAACCCGGTGCAGTGAAAAATAATGTGCAAGCATTTTTAGATGCTATGCGCGAGACCTGGCAATTCTTACCCAGACATTTTGTAAGCAGTGCTGTTGAAAAAATGGGCAGAGAAGAAATCCTCTCTTTTATTGAAACCTGTAATCAGGAAATTTTAGGGGAGACAAAGCCTTGAGCCGTATCAACCAGCTGTTAGCAAATTAATCGGCTTAGCAAATCAGTTCACTACCTTATCCGCGCAGCAACTGCTGGCAAAAGCTTCCGGCTTGGCTTTGAAAGCAAAGCCCATACCCAGAATATAGCCCATGGCTTCCTTGAGCGCATCATTGCTTTTGAAATGCGGATTGGTGTTGATGTCTGCATGCACTTCCATATCCACTTTGTGCGCAATAAAAAGGTCGCATAGTTCATATGCAACCTCAATACTTTTCGCCACTTCAACCAGCATCCTTTCTTTGATGTGGTATTGTTGCCGTGTTTTGTCGTTGTGGATGTACATGAATCCGCCGTTGTGTTCGCGCAGAAAAACAATCACTGTGGCAAATTCTGTTTCCGCGCCTTTTACCTGGCTGTCGGTACCGATGCAGACTTTCAGCTTAACGCCTTTTTCTGTTTCTCTTTTGATGGCTTCTTCCACTGCTTGCTTAATGGGCAATTGAATGGTTTCGCCATTGAATTTTCTCCAACGCATACATGATTGGGTTTACTGAATGTACACCCGAAACCATATATACCCCATTATCTTATTATTAACAGGGGTGGAAAAACCTAGCGATAGAGATCGAGTAAACCCTCGGGTAATTGCACGTGTACTTCTTTGCGCTTTTGATCAATCTTGAGCAGACTTTCTTCGTGCAGGGGAATCAGGGCCTCGTTGCCATTCAAATCAACCTCCAATAAAATCTGGTGTGGCTGTTCGTTTACGCCGGTGATGGGACCGATATTCTCACCATCGGCAATCACACTGAACCCAATCAGGGCCAGGGGCGATTGCGCGGCAGCCAGCTTGCGGAAATCGGCTTCCAGCAGCCATACTTTTTTCTGCACCAGGGTATGTGCAGCTTCTCTGGAATGAAGGCCTTCCAACTTTACTACAATCTCATCCACGGTGCGGCCCTTACTCTGTTCTACAAAATAAGGCAGGTAAGAACCTTTGAGGTTTTCAACGAAAATGGCTTCCACATTTTTCAAAGGGGTTTTCTTACCCAATACATGTTGCAGGATGAGTTCACCTTGCACACCAAATGTGGCTACTAGTTTACCGATATGGATGTATTCGTTCATGTGTTTACCCAAATTTTGCTTTGCAAAATTTGCCTCCGGCTGACGCAAAATGTCTGTACATTTTGGTCAGGGTTAACCCCGATAAAGCCATTTGGCTTTCGTCGGCCCTGCGGGCAGGTTTTGCAGCTTTACAGCAAAACCTGGGTTAAAAGAAAAATCCCATCCCGGTTGATCGGGACGGGATTTACAGGGAATTTGTATGCATTAAGCTTCAGCTTCGCCTTCTGCAGGTGCAGCTTCAGCAGGTGCTTCAACTTTCTTCACAACAGGCGTTGCCTTGCGAGCAGTTCTTGCCTTTCTGTGGTCATCTGTTCTGCGCTTGATATTGGCTTCATGCTCTTCGTGCCACTTCTGGAATTTCACCATAGCAGTTGCTTCGTCGAACAGACCCAATTTTACACCGCGCAACAGGTGCTTGAGGAACAATACTCCCTTGAAAGAGAGAATACGGCGAACTGTATCCGTGGGTTGCGCACCCTTGTGCAGCCAATCGAGGGCCTTCTGGCGATCGAGTTGAATGGTTGCAGGAACAGTCAGCGGGTTGTAAGTACCAATCTTTTGGATGAACTTACCATCTCTTGGTGCACGTGCGTCTGCTACTACGATAAAGTAGAAGGGGCGCTTTTTACTGCCGTGCCTTTGCAGTCTCATTTTTACGGCCATTGTAAATAGAAATTTTAACGGCGTTAGGAAATAGGGTTTTAAAAATATGGACGGCAAATGTAAACCGATACCCCCAATTTTCCAAAGCCGGCCGGGACGAAAGGTTTAAAACCCTGATTTTCAGCAGAAAATTAACATTCGAAGCCAAGTTTGCCCAAATAAGCAATTATTGGACTACCCTTTTATGATTTTTTTTCTTGTTGCTGGTCAAATTCTTCCTTTTGAAAACAGCCGGCTCTGGCATCATATATTCTGTTATGCTTAGGGTTGTTTTATTGACTCCATTAATCTCATAGCAGGTAATTTCTCTTGTTTCAAGGTCTTTTAACTCTAAGAAACTAATCAGCTGATTCTTCATATTCACCTTTGTAAGCTTGCCGCAATAGGAGTCAGCAGGGGTGATTTTATACAAATACTTCGCTTGAATTTGCTTGGCATAGTATTCTTTACAGATAGAATCGTTTTCAAACACCAGCGTTAAATCATTGTCAGCGGATATCCATGTTCCGATGATCAACTTTTTTTCAAGTTGAGTTGTCTGACCAAATCCTTTAATACAAAATGAGGTTAAATAAACGAGACAAAGAATTACAATACTGTTTTTCATTCAACGGATTTTACGCTAAAATAATGCCTTTCTCTTCCAAACAAATCCGGCCAAGTCTGGGATATTCTGAAAACCATAGTGTCTACTCAAAATAGAAATAAGCTGCTGGGAATTAAAAGGGCTTTATCTTTTTTTTAGGGTTGTATGACTTGGAATATAAAACACTCCCTTGGGTTTAGTTATGATCTCCCACTCAATAGTTGAATCATTCATCTTAGTGATTTTGGCACTTCCCTTCTTTTGGGAAAACTGACTTGTAAAAGTTACAGTAACTGTGGATGAATTTCCGACAATACCAGTTATAGAAATGTCTGTATCATCTAAAACACAGTCGGTTTTATTACCCCCATTTTGCACTGAACAATGCGATCCACGCAAGGCATTTTTGTTTTGCGTAAGATCCAGATCGAATGATGCATTTGCTGATTCAGTATGCCATTTACCGGTAAAGTTGGGCACTGTGTTGCCCGATTTAAAAGCCAATAGAAAAGCAACAAGACAGAAATAAGCTACTGATTTCAGTTTCACATTGAAAGATTTTAGAACCGTAGCATCTTCTTATAATCAAAAATGCTACGGAAAAAAATCATTAATTAATGATAGGTTCTTTTAAATAAGAAACAATAATACAATCAACCATAACCCCCTTGCTTCTTAAACTAGTACGCAGTCTATCTGCATCAAAGTAAGATTTAACAGGGTTACCAAAATCACTTTCCCCTGTAAACAAAATAAGCATGGGGATGATCACTACCTGTCCGGCATGATATTCAAACCATGCTTTATCCAGCTTGTAAAAAGCCTGCTTGATATCCTTGAAATTACACCACAATGGATTATTCCAACTCTCTACTTTTACAAGCTTAGCAGCACTATCAATATGTAGTTCAAAGAAAAGTAAAGTACTCTCGTTAGGCCTAATTGAGTCTTCGGGACAGGTCCAGCGTACATGCTTGAAAAAGAGCTTAAGATGCTTGCTATCAATATCATCTTGCTTTTGTGAAAAAGCGATTGTTGATACCAATATCAATAGTACGCTTGTGTAAAATCTTTTATCAATACGCACTTAAGATGAGTTTAAATTTTTATCAGGCTCCTCACATGAACATGCTGATCAGCGATGGCTTATCAAGCTTCGACGACAAATCTATCGCTTCCCCATCAATCCACCCATACCGGGCATACCGCGCATGGGCATATTGTTCATCATCTTCATCATCTGCTTCATCTGCTCAAACTGCTTCATAAACGCATTCACTTCCTGCAGATCCTTACCACTGCCTTTGGCAATACGCACACGACGCTGTGGTGTAATGATATCGGGATTGGCACGCTCTTCAGGTGTCATGGATTTGATCATGGCTTCAATGCCTTTGAATGCATCATCACTGATGTCTACATCCTTAATGGCTTTGCCCACACCGGGTATCATACCCATCAAATCTTTCAGGTTACCCATTTTCTTGATCTGTTGCAACTGATCCAGAAAATCCTGAAAATCGAACTGGTTCTTGCGAATTTTTTTCTCCAGCTTCTTGGCCTGCTCTTCATCAAACTGCGCCTGCGCTTTCTCCACGAGTGAAGCAATATCACCCATACCCAAAATACGCTGAGCCATACGATCCGGATGGAAAACATCCAGTGTATCCATCTTCTCGCCACTGCTCACAAACTTAATCGGTTTGTTTACCGTGTACTGAATCGAGAGTGCCGCACCACCACGGGTATCACCATCTAATTTGGTTAAAACAACGCCGTTGAAATCGAGTCGGTCATTGAAAGCTTTCGCTGTGTTCACCGCATCCTGACCCGTCATGGAATCCACCACAAACAAAATCTCGGTAGGGTTAACTGCTGCTTTGATATTGGCCACTTCCGTCATCATCACTTCATCTACTGCCAAACGACCGGCTGTATCGATGATGACTACATTTTTATTTTTTGCTTTGGCTTCTTTGATCGCATTCTGCGCGATCGCTACTGCATCTTTGTTCTCGCGCTCTGCGTAAATATCTACGCCTATTTGTCCGGCCAAAACCGTTAACTGATCAATGGCCGCAGGACGATAAATGTCCGCTGCTACTACCAAGGGCGACTTACCCTTTTGTGTTTTCAAGTAATTGGCCAGCTTGCCTGTGAAAGTCGTTTTACCACTACCCTGCAAACCTGCAATCAAAATCACCGCAGGATTACCGCTGATGCTAAAATCAGCCGCAGTACCACCCATGAGTTCCGTTAACTCATCCTGCACAATCTTCACCATCAACTGGCCGGGACTCACAGAAGTAAGCACTTTCTCACCCAGTGCTTTGTCTTTCACTTTATCGGTGAATTCCTTGGCGATTTTATAGTTTACGTCGGCATCCACCAATGCGCGGCGGATATCTTTAATGGTATTGGCAATATTGAGGTCAGAAATTCGGGCTTCTCCCTTCAGGTGCTTAAACGCCGATTCGAGCCTTTCAGACAGATTTTGAAACATAGTTATTGCAGTTTTCCGCGAAAAAAAAGTGAACCTGAGGTTCACTTAAGCGAGGCAAATATAGTTGATGGAGTTCGATCAAAAGAAAACCCGAAGGGGATAAAGACCAGCTGGGGTAGCTTCCACAGGATATTATTGGACCTTCGGGGATGTAGCAGTGGTTTTTCCAGGATATGCTGCCACTCTTTTCATTGGATATTGGACAATGAAACTACAACAGAATCTGCAGGGGTATGCCGAGTTTATTGTGCTTTAATGGAAATTTAAGGTCGTTTACAGTGCATACCCTGCAAAAAGCTGCAATTAGCTTGATCAAAGCCAATCAGTATTCAATCCAGCGCAGATAGCGAATGGTCATATCTACATAAAACTTAATTCACTGATTATCAGTGGATGATTCCTTTAAATTCTAACACTTACAACCAGTAGTCATTACCCGCCCAAAAAACATTTGGCGGCTATGGATTAATTCATATAATTGCAGCCCCTGCAATGCAGGAAAATCAAATTTTCGAATGAGTAAGAGGCAGTTATTTACACTAGAGTTTCCGGTACGTTGTTCACCAGCTATCTTATACGAATTCCTGAGCACACCAGCTGGGCTGCAGGA is drawn from Chitinophagales bacterium and contains these coding sequences:
- a CDS encoding TonB-dependent receptor; its protein translation is MNRLWFYGFLFSFGISAARAQKDTMPQQELEAVTVYYNRWERQVNEVPNRIAKINLKQLRLQNPQTMADALAASGEVFIQKSQMGGGSPMIRGFATNRVLMVVDGVRMNNAIYRSGNIQNVISFDPLALEDAEVIFGPGSLMYGSDAIGGVMDFHTLSPNLANKGTLVRGNAFARYASANGERTIHTDANLGGENLSWLISFTNSRFGDLRMGRFGGPDSYLRRQYIERINGVDQVINNGDPLIQKQSGYQQQNFMTKFRWKPGTNWDIEYGFHYSGTGNVPRYDRLIEYAGNNLRFAEWYYGPQLWKMHNLQIRHKQAKGWYNEARLIIARQDYEESRNDRRRGSNNLRNQTENVGAWSANLDFTKAFSEKAELYYGAEWVDNQVGSYARSTNIVNGASVPTATRYPNGSSWRSLAAYISYHAELSSKLNFTGGLRYNHNNLLANFDTSFFKFPFTSTSLKKGNLTGNLGIVYKASNRWQFSALASSGFRMPNIDDIGKVFESAPGFVVVPNPTLQSEYAWNLELGTKYAIDQQFNAFANVFYTLLDNALSRRPFQFNGQDSIVFDGVKSKVEAIQNVAQARVWGLQLGWEWWLSKTVRWQTRLNWIKGNETDDTKDVQVPLRHAPPFYGSTALQYQHSKWLIELNAQYNSEISNANLAPSEQAKPAIYAVDANGKPYCPAWYTLNLKAGYQVSEKITANIGWENITDQRYRPYSSGIVAPGSNVILSLRVQF
- a CDS encoding YihA family ribosome biogenesis GTP-binding protein, with the protein product MRIHEATYLVSSPSFDKCPKAELPEYAFIGRSNVGKSSLINMLCNQQHLAKTSANPGKTQLINHFVVTGANAKNVKTKWYLVDLPGYGYAKIAQSTRRRWEQMIENYLRKRENLVNVFVLIDVRHKPQKIDLAFINQLGDWQIPFTLIFTKADKEKPGAVKNNVQAFLDAMRETWQFLPRHFVSSAVEKMGREEILSFIETCNQEILGETKP
- a CDS encoding ribonuclease H-like YkuK family protein is translated as MRWRKFNGETIQLPIKQAVEEAIKRETEKGVKLKVCIGTDSQVKGAETEFATVIVFLREHNGGFMYIHNDKTRQQYHIKERMLVEVAKSIEVAYELCDLFIAHKVDMEVHADINTNPHFKSNDALKEAMGYILGMGFAFKAKPEAFASSCCADKVVN
- the rimM gene encoding 16S rRNA processing protein RimM, with translation MNEYIHIGKLVATFGVQGELILQHVLGKKTPLKNVEAIFVENLKGSYLPYFVEQSKGRTVDEIVVKLEGLHSREAAHTLVQKKVWLLEADFRKLAAAQSPLALIGFSVIADGENIGPITGVNEQPHQILLEVDLNGNEALIPLHEESLLKIDQKRKEVHVQLPEGLLDLYR
- the rpsP gene encoding 30S ribosomal protein S16, encoding MAVKMRLQRHGSKKRPFYFIVVADARAPRDGKFIQKIGTYNPLTVPATIQLDRQKALDWLHKGAQPTDTVRRILSFKGVLFLKHLLRGVKLGLFDEATAMVKFQKWHEEHEANIKRRTDDHRKARTARKATPVVKKVEAPAEAAPAEGEAEA
- the ffh gene encoding signal recognition particle protein; protein product: MFQNLSERLESAFKHLKGEARISDLNIANTIKDIRRALVDADVNYKIAKEFTDKVKDKALGEKVLTSVSPGQLMVKIVQDELTELMGGTAADFSISGNPAVILIAGLQGSGKTTFTGKLANYLKTQKGKSPLVVAADIYRPAAIDQLTVLAGQIGVDIYAERENKDAVAIAQNAIKEAKAKNKNVVIIDTAGRLAVDEVMMTEVANIKAAVNPTEILFVVDSMTGQDAVNTAKAFNDRLDFNGVVLTKLDGDTRGGAALSIQYTVNKPIKFVSSGEKMDTLDVFHPDRMAQRILGMGDIASLVEKAQAQFDEEQAKKLEKKIRKNQFDFQDFLDQLQQIKKMGNLKDLMGMIPGVGKAIKDVDISDDAFKGIEAMIKSMTPEERANPDIITPQRRVRIAKGSGKDLQEVNAFMKQFEQMKQMMKMMNNMPMRGMPGMGGLMGKR